A single window of Bombus pascuorum chromosome 1, iyBomPasc1.1, whole genome shotgun sequence DNA harbors:
- the LOC132916046 gene encoding uncharacterized protein LOC132916046: MSKQITPEDVIQFTRLSVALSFCWPSADNSGRSRGCYKIAQICIVINAFLILVPSLYSIYLYLDDISFYLDALFKCITLTIYTTQLVIQTCICWKKRDSLQRIIGEMVKCVNEAQQFERDIFIAHIVKCNVLYSAYVVAIYASLTFFMFGPLVLPIPTLVNVEYPFEVNYTPVNIIIYLHHSSVCLTVTAHLCIGVVGALLMWFAAARFECLVVEIEKITNIRMLIVCIKKELFLRRYAEEVVGCFRFIVLYVLGMTTFTITLCGILMIMDSPITTKMELVNSSFFCLILTFMYAWPADYLQDASVNVSQSVYDMDWHEQSSEMRKHMLNVLVHRKPVTLSVGCFMPELNLRFFCSVREINVSFVNYNSQ; the protein is encoded by the exons ATGTCGAAACAAATAACACCGGAAGATGTAATCCAGTTTACTCGGCTCAGTGTAGCTTTAAGCTTTTGTTGGCCATCTGCTGACAACAGCGGCAGAAGCCGCGGCTGTTACAAAATTGCGCAAATCTGTATTGTCATCAACGCTTTTCTGATTCTCGTGCCTTCGTTGTACTCGATTTATTTGTACCTAGACGACATAAGTTTTTACTTGGACGCTCTGTTCAAATGTATCACCTTAACGATATACACCACGCAACTAGTTATTCAGACTTGTATATGTTGGAAGAAGCGCGACTCGCTGCAA CGTATAATTGGAGAGATGGTGAAATGTGTGAACGAGGCGCAGCAGTTCGAAAGAGATATTTTCATCGCGCATATAGTAAAATGCAACGTCCTTTACAGTGCTTATGTAGTGGCTATTTATGCGTCGCTAACCTTTTTCATGTTTGGGCCTTTGGTCTTACCGATTCCAACCCTGGTGAATGTAGAATATCCGTTTGAAGTTAATTATACACCAGTAAATATTATCATCTACTTACATCACAGCAGCGTATGCCTCACCGTCACTGCACACTTATGCATAGGCGTGGTTGGTGCGCTCTTAATGTGGTTCGCCGCTGCAAGATTCGAATGTTTAGTCGtggaaattgagaaaattacaaatattcgtATGTTGATCGTTTGTAttaagaaagaattatttttaagaag ATACGCGGAGGAAGTGGTCGGTTGCTTTCGCTTTATAGTGCTTTATGTTTTGGGAATGACAACGTTTACCATAACTTTGTGTGGGATTTTGATGATAATG GATTCTCCAATAACTACGAAAATGGAGCTCGTTAACTCTAGCTTCTTCTGTCTCATCCTCACATTCATGTATGCGTGGCCAGCTGATTATTTGCAAGACGCT AGTGTGAACGTCTCGCAAAGCGTATACGACATGGACTGGCACGAACAGTCTTCAGAAATGCGAAAGCACATGCTCAACGTGTTGGTTCATCGAAAACCGGTAACACTTTCTGTCGGTTGTTTTATGCCGGAACTTAATTTGCGTTTCTTTTGTTCGGTAAGAGAAATCAATGTCTCTTTTGTCAATTATAATAGTCAATAG
- the LOC132916047 gene encoding uncharacterized protein LOC132916047 produces the protein MSKQIAPEDAIHFTRLSVALSFCWPSADNSSRSRGCYKIAQICIVINAFLILVPSLYSIYLYLDDISFYLNALFKCITLTIYTTQPIIQTCICWKKRDSLQRIIDEMVKCVNEAQKFERDIFIAHIVKYNIIYVGYVVAVYASLIFFIIGPLVLPIPTLVEVKYPFQVNYTPVNFIFYLHHSSMCFTATAHLCIGVFGALLMWFAAARFECLVVEIQKTTNIRMLVVCIEKQLHLRRYAEEVVGCFRFMILYVLGMTTVTITLFGILLIVDSPVITKVELFNSSAFCLLLTFIYAWPADYLQDASANVSRSVYYMEWHKQPLEMRKYILTVLIHQKPVTLSVSCFMPELNLRFYCSFMSSAFSFCTAMRTMVQDH, from the exons ATGTCGAAACAAATAGCACCGGAAGATGCAATCCACTTTACCCGGCTCAGTGTAGCTTTAAGCTTTTGTTGGCCATCTGCTGACAACAGCAGCAGAAGTCGCGGCTGTTACAAAATTGCGCAAATCTGTATTGTCATCAACGCTTTTCTGATTCTCGTGCCTTCGTTGTACTCGATTTATTTGTACCTAGATGACATAAGTTTTTACTTGAACGCTCTGTTCAAATGTATCACCTTAACGATATACACCACGCAACCAATTATTCAGACTTGCATATGTTGGAAAAAGCGCGACTCGCTGCAA CGTATAATTGATGAGATGGTGAAATGCGTTAACGAGGCGCAGAAATTCGAAAGAGACATTTTCATCGCACATAtagtaaaatacaatatcatTTACGTTGGTTACGTGGTAGCTGTATATGCGTCCctgattttttttataattggaCCTCTAGTCTTACCGATTCCAACCTTAGTGGAAGTGAAGTATCCGTTTCAAGTGAATTATACGCCAGTAAATTTTATCTTCTACTTGCATCACAGCAGCATGTGCTTCACCGCCACTGCACACTTATGCATAGGCGTGTTTGGTGCGCTCTTAATGTGGTTCGCCGCTGCAAGATTCGAATGTTTAGTCGTGGAAATTCAGAAAACTACCAACATTCGTATGTTAGTTGTTTGTATTGAGAAACAATTACACTTGAGAAG GTACGCCGAGGAAGTGGTTGgttgttttcgtttcatgATACTTTATGTGTTGGGAATGACAACGGTGACTATAACTCTATTTGGGATTTTATTGATAGTG GATTCACCAGTAATTACGAAAGTGGAGCTCTTCAACTCTAGTGCTTTCTGTCTCTTACTCACTTTCATTTATGCGTGGCCAGCTGATTATTTACAAGATGCC agCGCTAACGTTTCCCGAAGCGTATACTATATGGAATGGCACAAACAACCACTAGAAATGCGAAAGTACATACTCACCGTGTTGATCCATCAGAAACCAGTGACACTTTCTGTCAGTTGCTTTATGCCAGAGCTTAATTTACGTTTTTATTGTTCG TTCATGTCCAGCGCCTTCTCCTTTTGTACCGCCATGCGTACCATGGTACAAGACCACTAA
- the LOC132910383 gene encoding paramyosin, short form-like — MSSYMPPLHVPLEPKWKHWPTYIYDKNYNYGINFYQPMLDHIDRQARCSSLPRDYCVRKTEPPELPWSDGRALWESKPIETYSRRELIRRAIDAEDEARDHLSQFKIANRSDFSLSKTAQASHVTREVFPRKFEEFRLKPLPLLVDSARTKAEARQLEREMADIDFRSLRDVQHMSEVQDALDHGRSLRGKSARAIEFHLMAEAMKNLNKSQELADIRKYQRETASANYSWDCRDHLKLMEERTRNLLDEDRLTAPLNSLSRELKGYEEKSSNYYLDKRYRHPTRPRRLYGCLGIRPA; from the exons ATGTCAAGCTACATGCCGCCATTGCACGTGCCTTTGGAGCCAAAGTGGAAGCACTGGCCCACTTACATTTACGACAAGAACTACAATTACGGGATCAATTTCTATCAACCGATGCTGGATCACATCGACCGGCAGGCTCGATGTTCCTCGTTGCCACGCGATTATTGCGTTCGCAAAACAGAACCACCGGAATTACCCTGGTCAGATGGTAGAGCGTTATGGGAGAGCAAACCTATTGAAACATATTCGAGACGCGAGCTGATCAGACGGGCGATCGACGCGGAGGACGAGGCCAGGGATCATCTGTCCCAGTTCAAG ATAGCGAATCGGTCCGACTTCAGTTTGTCGAAGACGGCGCAGGCCAGCCACGTGACTAGAGAAGTATTTCCacgaaaatttgaagaattcaGGCTAAAACCGTTGCCCTTGCTGGTGGATAGTGCACGTACCAAAGCTGAAGCTAGACAGCTGGAACGTGAAATGGCCGACATCGATTTTCGATCGCTGAGAGACGTGCAACACATGTCCGAGGTACAGGACGCCCTCGATCATGGAAGAAGTCTGCGTGGTAAATCAGCTAGAGCGATCGAGTTCCATTTAATGGCGGAAGCTATGAAGAACTTGAACAAGAGTCAAGAATTGGCTGATATTAGAAAGTACCAGAGGGAGACTGCCTCCGCGAATTATTCGTGGGACTGCAGAGATCATCTGAAGTTAATGGAGGAGAGAACGAGGAATTTGCTCGACGAGGATAGATTGACCGCGCCGTTGAACAGTCTGAGCAGGGAGCTGAAAGGATACGAAGAGAAGTCGAGCAACTACTACCTGGACAAGAGGTATCGACACCCGACCAGACCGAGACGATTATACGGATGCCTGGGAATCAGGCCCGCTTGA